In Dehalococcoidia bacterium, the genomic stretch CATCCGGTCCGCGTGCTGATTGACCTTCACTGTCACACGAAGGTGTACTCGGCGTGCAGCGCGCTCACGCCGGACGCGCTCGTGCGCGCCGCGCGAATGCGGGGCATCGATGGCGTGTGCATCACCGAGCACGACGCGGCATGGCCGACGGACGACGTGCGGCGGTTGGCGGACGAAATGGACTTTACGGTGTTGCGCGGCATGGAGATCACCACGGAGATCGGTCATGTGCTGGTCTTCGGCGTACACGCGTACCATCCTTCGATGGCGCGCCTGGCCGACCTGCACCGCATCGTCCGCGGCGAGGGCGCGTGCATGTACCTCGCCCACCCGAGCCGCCGCTACGGCACGCTGCCGCCGGACGATCTGGGGACGTTGTTTGACTCGGTCGAAACGCAGAACGGCACGGAGGGCATGCTGCAGAACGACACCGCCACCCGGATGGCGGCTTCGCTGCGCCTCCCGGGCATCGGCGGGAGCGACGCACACTCTGCACGCGAGGTTGGCGTGTGCGCGACGGAGTTCGATGTCGAGATCCGGGATGAAACGTCGTTTTTGTGGGCGTTACGCGCGGGCAGGTATCGCGCAGTTCGCGTCTAGACGGCCTTGGGCCACTCCCGCTTTGTGAGCCGCGGGAAGTCGAGCAGCGGGCGCTCGACGGCTTCGGCATCGGCCGACTCGAGGCGGCCCTGCGCCATGAGCGAGATCCTGTCGAACAGCAACTGCGCGAACGCGCCGAAGAACGCCGCGAATCCCAGTAGCTGCACGCTCTCCTCGATGTTCACCTCGATGCCGTAGAGGACGCTCGTCTCGTCGAAGAGTTCCAGGTGGATCGCCGGGAACATCAATGCCTCCAGCGCGACCTTCCCCGCGCACAAGGCGATGCCGAACCCCACCCAGAGACGCGCCGGCGTACTCGCGCGACCGACGGCGATGATCAGCAAGATCACGAGAGCGATGAGGAACGGCGCATAGACAGCCTCCCAGATCACGCGTCCAGCTTGCTCCGGCAGATCGAAGCGTTGTTCGATGCTCTCGCCGACACGCTCATGGAGGGAGATGCTTTTGTCGAGCGACAAGAACGCCATCGCTCCGCCGGCGAGCAGCCACATCAAGCGCTGGCCGCTATCGCGGTACGTAGAAGCGAGTCCGAGAGCAGCAAGTGCGGCGCCGGCGAGCACAAACGAATGGAACCAGGTGACGGCATTGAAGCGCCCGTCGATATCCAGCGCCCAGATGTGTTCGGGAGCGATCCAGCGTTGGAAGACGTCCGCGGCGACCAGCGCCAGTCCGCCGGCCAGGGCGACCGCCAGAATGACCCGATCCAACCGCAAGGACGAAGGTTCGATGATAGTGCCTGCCAGCCGCTGCAACTCCCGCAGGGGTCCATCTAAGTATCGACATCTCACGTACCTTCCAAGAGCAATCCGAACGTCGCAGGGCCCCTGTCATCGAATTGTCCCGAGGCGTCGTCCGGGGCTACGCCAATCTGCGATGCCACCTCGCTTAGATTCAGACAACACGCTCTGGATCAGGATTGCGCAGGTTCATGGAACATCACCTCGCCGCCCTCCTTTCGCATCCCGTGAAACAACCGGCGTGGCTCATCGATATACAGGATGAGGTACGCTAGGTGTTCAAACTCCGCGGAACCATGCCTTCCATCACCGCGACACGCGGGGACGAGCGCGACATGGCCCGCAAGATCGAGCACGCCGTGGATTCCGATCCCACCTGCGCGGGCGTCATCGCCGAACTGGTCGCCGAGTGTCGCAGCCGGGCATTAGCCCGCCCGGATGAAGCGTCGTGGCATTTTCTCAACGGCCGGCTCTTGATGGCCGCCGGAAATCCCCTGGAGGCGCGCGACGAGCTGGAACGCGCCGCGCTCCTCGACCCGCGCGACCCTCGCATCACGGCTCATCTCGGCCTGTGGTACGAAGCCGCGTTGCTGGCGGCGACGGGCACCACGACGAACGTCGAACTTCCGCCCTCGGTGGGTCCGGAGGTGAGCGCCAGCGCGGCGCGCTTCGCGGCCATCGAGGAGGCGCTCAGCGTCGAAGATCTTGCTCAGCGTTCGCTGGAACTCTTCGAGCAGGCACTCACCTTCCGGCTGCCACGCCGCGACGTTCAATTCCTGCAGCGCCACGCGGCGATCGTGTGCGAGAGCGCTTCGAATACCGACGTGCGCATGCCGCGGCGCGCACTCCTGCGCGCGGTATAACAGTTTCGCATACACTCCGAAGTGCATTCGGGCGGTAGTTCCTTCGCCTGATTCGACTTCGCTCGCGGCGTAACCTTTCTCAGCACGCCGGGCGTCGCAACTCCGCATCTCTGCCCAGAAAAAATGTGACAGCTCCGAGTAGGAAAAGCATCGCATGTCTGGTAGCCTTACCCCTCGTAACGGGATGCGGGGCATGGAACTCTTGGGGATGGTGCGATGGGTGAAGATAGCATCCTGACGACGGGATGGTCGAGGCGGAAGTTTCTCACGACGGCGGCGGTAACCGTGGGCGCGGCGGCGGTGTCGCTGGGAGCGCAGTGCGACCCGGCGCTCATCCGAAAATTGCAGCAAGGCAAGAACCCGCAGCCACCGCACCACAAGGTGTGGGTCTGGCAGTTCTCCACTGACTCGGAGCCAGATCAGATCGTGGCGAACCTCGGCGCGAACGGCCTTGGCATCCTGATGAAGACGCACGACGGCGTCGACTGGATGTCGCGCTACGACCGCTCACGAAACGCCGTGAACGGCCCTGGCCAGGTCGCGAATCTCGTCCGCTTCTTCGAGGACCGCGGCGTGCCGTTTCACGCGTGGAGCGTGATCAAAGGCATCGACCCGATCCGCGAAGCCCAAATGGTCGCCGATGTCCTGTCGGCGGGCGCTCGCAGCCTCGTCCTCGACCTCGAGGGAGGAGCAGGCTTCTGGGCCGGCACTCCGGCCGACGCCGCCCGGTTCGGCGACCACCTGCGTAAGCTGACGCCGTTCGGGCGCGTGGACATCTCGATCGATGCACGTCCGTGGCGCATCAACCTCGTGCCGATGCCGGAATTCGTCGCGCTCAGCGACGGCATCTGGCCGCAACTCTACTGGGACACATTCAACTCGGCCGGCAACCGCGACGGCTATCGCAATTCCGGTTATCCGACCGGCGCGAGCGGCATGACGCCGGAGTTCCTGCTCGATACGACGCACGTGGTCCTCGGCGGTTATAACCGCGATGTCATCCCTGTCGGCCAGGGCGCCGCGATCGACCCGAATACGTGGTCGCGATTCGCGCGGCGCGCGTGGGAACTGGGGATGGGCACGGTTTCCGTGTGGCGGTACGGCGTGACGCGGTACGAAACGCTTTCGTACCTGGGCGAGAATCGCGCGGGCATCGCGCCGCAGCCGCCGAAGCCGACGCTGACGCCGCAGTCGTCTTCGACGCGTCCGCCGTCGCCGACGAAGACGACGCGAGCGACGAGGACGCACACGCCGACGCGTACGCGGACGAATACGCCGACGCGCACGCACACGCCAACACCGGCGGCGCCTACCCAGACGTTGACACCAACGCACACGCCGACCGTGTAGACGGTTACTCCCGCCCCCTACCGTAAGCAGCGGCCCGTCGCCCGGCGCCGGCCGGATGCCGGTGATCGTGCCTGCGTTTGCCGCGTGCTGGCGCGTTACTCCGTTCGCAACACACAATACGCCGTCCCCTGGTACGACTCGACGGAGGCGCGCATGACGGCGGCACGCAGTCTCGGCATCGGATTTGTGGGAGCCGGCTTCATGAACGGCTTCCACGTGCGTTCGCTGGAGAGCGTGCGGGATTGCCACGTCGCCGGCATCTACAGCCCGACGCGTGCCAACGCCGAGGGCCTCGCCGCCGTTTCGCACGCGCGGCGCGTCGGTGAACCGAACATCCACGGGTCGATCGCCGATCTCGTCGCGGATACGGGCGTCGACGCGATTTGGGTGGCGTGTACGAACGATACGCGCGTCGCGGTCGTCGAGGAGATCGTCGATGCTGTGAGCACCGGCAAAGGTGAGCTCGCCGGCGTGGCGATGGAGAAGCCGCTTGCGCGCAATCTGGCGGAAGCGAAGCGCCTCATCGAACTGATTGAGTCGACGGAGTTGCTGCACGGCTACCTGGAGAACCAGGTGTTTCAGCCGTCGCTCGTGCGCGGCAAGGAGATCGTGTGGCGCCGCGCCGTGCCGATCTCCGGGCGGCCGTACCTCGCGCGCGCCGCGGAGGAGCATAGCGGGCCGCACATGCCGTGGTTCTGGAGCGGCGAGCGGCAGGGCGGCGGCGTGCTCAACGACATGCTGTGTCACAGTTACGAGGCGGCGCGCTTCCTGCTCACGGGCCCCGATGAATCACGCGAGGCCTTGCAGGTCGAAGACGTGAACGCGCAGATCGCATCGCTGAAGTGGACACGCCCCGAGTACGCACAGATCCTGCGCGACATGTCGGGCGGGCGCGTGGACTACAGCCGCTCGCCCGCGGAGGACTTCGCACGCGCGGCCGTTACCCTGCGCGCGCCGGGCGGTGAAAAGGCGCTGGTCGAGGCCACGACGTCTTGGAGCTTCGTCGGGCCGGCGCTGCGACTGCGCGCCGAACTGCTCGGCCCGGAGTACGCGATGCAGGTCGACAGCCTGATGACTGACCTCACCGTCTTCTTGAGCCGCCGCGTCCAGGGCGACGCGGGCGAGGACCTCGTCGAAAAACAGAACGCCGAGCAGGGGCTGATGCCGGTGATCTCGGACGAGCCGGGCGTCTACGGGTATGTAGCCGAGAACCGCCACATGGTGCAGGCGTTCCTCGACGGCCGCATGCCCGCCGAGACGTGGTACGACGGACTCGCGGTGACGGAGGTGCTCATGGCGTGCTACAAGTCCGCGGAGGACGGCAAAACGCTGCGGTTCCCCATCGACCTCAGCGAGTACGTGCCGGCCGTCGCGCGCGGCGAGTGGAAGGACTAGGAGTGCCGTCGTTTGCGTATCGCATCTCGGGATTCAACCGTCGTCGGAAGTGGGAGATTTTCCTGCGCGATTTTGCCCCGCAACCCGCCGACCGCGTGCTCGACGTAGGGTTCAGCGACAACGAATACAGCGCGACGGACAACTTCCTCGAAAAACACTACCCGTACCGAGCGCAGATCACGGCGCTCGGCATCGATGCGCCGTCGCTTTTCCCGGCGCGCTATCCCGATGTGAAGGTCGTGCAATACGAAGGACGAGAGTTCCCGCTCGCGGACAACGCATTCGACGTGGCGTGGTCGAACGCCGTCATCGAGCACGTTGGGCAGCACGAGGGGCGCCGGGAGGCGCAGATCCTGTTCTTGCGCGAGATCGCGCGCGTGTCGACATCGGCGTTCGTGACGACCCCCAACAAGTGGTTTCCTATCGAGGTGCACACGCGGACGCCGTTGTTGCACTGGCTCCCGAAGCGCTGGTTCGACCGCTATCTGCGCTGGCGGGGCATCGACTGGGCCGCGGGCGACTACATGGACCTGCTGTCGTTGGGCGAGATGCGCCGGTTGCTTCGCGACGCCGGCATCACGAAGTACCGCATCGTGCAGAACCGGCTGATGGGGTTGACGCTCGACTTCGTGGTGATGATCGGAGAGGCTCGCACGCGGCCCGCCTGATCGCGGAAGCCCGCCAGCCGAAGTAGACGATCACCTCGTTACTCGCCGATCGTAACCTCGCGGCCGTCGGCGGCGGAGCGATACGCGGCATCGATGATCTTCTGGATGTTGAGCGTCTCGGCGGGCTGCACGAGGGGCGCTTCTTTGCCCTCGACCACGCGCAGCCAGTGCGCCATCTGGCGGTTCTGCGCCGGCGCTTCGCCGACGTTGATCTTCTGGTCGATCGTCATGCCCTCGTGATTGCGATAGATCGCCGGCGGTGCGGTCGTGCAGCCCGCGTCGGTGCCGAGCACGCGCACGGAGAACGTCTCCTGGTCGATGTGCGCCGCCCACGACGTGCGGAGCAGCAGCGAGCCGCCGTTATTGAAGTGGATGAGCGCTACCGCAAAATCCTCGACGTCGAACGTGGCGGGATCCCAGGCGTTGCGCAGCATCTTCGCGATCTCGGGGCGCTTGCCGAACTTCGCGGCAGCCGTCGCCGAGACGCGCACGGGCGTGGGATTGCCCATGAGCCACATCGCGAGGTCGAGCATGTGGACGCCGATATCGAGCAGCGCGCCGCCGTGCGAGAACTGCGACTGGTGGAAGACACCCCAGGTGGGGATGCCCATGCGGCGCAGCGCGGTTGCTTCGCCGTAGTAGATCTCGCCGAGGTCGCCGGCGTCGATGCAGCGCTTGACGGCGCGGGAGCGTGCATCAAAGCGCCACAACTGGGCGGCCATCAGCACCCTGTCCGCAGCACGCGCCGCCTCGAACATCTCGTGCGCGTCGCTGACGCTGATGGCGAGCGGCTTTTCGCAGAGCACGTGGGCGCCGCGCTCGAGCGCGTAGAGCACGGGCTCCTTATGCAGTGAGTTCGGCAAGCAGACGCTCACGGCGTCCGGCTTCTCGGTGTCGATCATCTCGCGCCAGTTGGCGTAGATCTTCGGGATGTTGTGCTGCGCCGCGAGCTTGCGCGCCGGCTCTTCGTTGACGTCGCAGATCGCGGCGACCTGGTGGCCCGACGCCGTGAATCCGGGCAGGTGCACGACGCGCGCCGCGAACCCCGCTCCAATGATGACCGTGCGCGGCGCCATGCCTAATGCTCCCTACTGAAACCGTTCGAGCAGGCGCTTGCAGGCCGCGATGCCTTCGCGCTCGCCCAGCCGCTCGCCCTCATATTCGATGCCGACCCAGCCGCGGTACGCCGCTGCATCGACGATCGCCATCATGCGCGCGAAGTCGACCTTCGTCTCGTCTCCGGCGTCATCGAAGTCGTAGCACTTGGCGCTGACGGCCTTTGCGCGCGGCATCATGCGTTCGACGGCGTCGTAGCGGTCGATCTCGTCGGGAAAGTTGCCGAAGTCGGGAAGCGTGCCGAAGCGCGAATGGTCGACGCGCCGCATCAACTCCATGAGCCAGTCCGGCTCCGACGACAGTCCCCAGTGGTTTTCGATCAGCACGTCGATGGCGGCGGCGTCGGCGTATTCCAGCAGGGCGCCGAACGACTCGACACAGCGCTCGAGCGCATCGGCGTCACCGGGCTGGGCGCCGGTGTTGCAGCGTATGGCGTGGCAGCCGAGCACCGCGGCGATATCAATCCACTTGTGGTGGTTCTTCGCGGCGAGGAGGCGCTTGTCGCGCTCGGGGCCCGCCATGCTGCCCTCGCCGTCGCACATGATCAGCAGCAACTCGACGCCGCGGTCGTCGGCGCGTTGCTTGAGTTGCTTGAGATACGCGTACTGCGGCGACGGGAAGAACGTATTGACCATCTCGAAGCCGCCGATGCCGGCGTCCGTGCAGAGGTCGACCATGCCGAGCTGGTCGATCTCCTTCGCGAAGTACATCCGGTGGAGCGACCAGGCGGCGAGTGAAATCTGGAACTTCGGGCTGGACACGTGAGACCTCCCGGTGCGCGCCTGAGGCTGCGCGCCATCCTACGCGACGCGAGCGCGATGAGGAAGCGCTGCTCAGCGCGCCTTCGAGCGCAGGCGCGCCTGCACGGCTTGGCTGCGCAGTTCGCGCAGCGCATCGGCGGCGATCCAGCGGCCGGCGCGCGTGCCGGTGGCGGCCATCCGCTCGGCCGAGGCGATGGCGGCGCGGTTCAGGGCGGGTTGCGCTTGCCGATCTGGCGCAGCGCCCAGTTCACGGCCTGGCGCACGTACTTGCGATCGTCGCCCGACGCCTCTTCGATCAGTGGCAGGAATGGCAGGAACTGCTCATCTGACGCCGTCTTGTCGCTCACCGCCAGCCCCGCCATGAGTGCGAAGCAGGCGCGCCGCTCGAACTCGGGCTTGCGGCGCGCCCACGCGTGAGCCTTCGCGTAGGCGTGCGCTGTGTGGCGCCAGAGATCGAAGCATGTTCCATCGCAGAGGTCCCAGGAGTTCAGGTCGCGCACCCAGTGCTCCATCTCTCGCTTCGTCGTCTTCGCGGGATCGGCGACCATGCCCGCGATGTGGCGAGGTCGTGGATGCCGGTGTCCCACAGCTCGAACGCGAGCGCGTGGTTGCGGCCGCTCTCCTTCGCGAGCTTGCGCAGTGCAGGGATGGCGAGCCGAACCCGGTGTGTGAGTCGATGTTGATGCCGAACCGCGCCATGCCCTCGAGGTTGCGTGGATCGCCGAGGGTGCGGAGGCGTGCGATGACGGTGGCCACCGTCGCCGGAGTTGCGGTCCTGGAGCGAGCGTTGCGCGCGGGAGCCATGCGCCGATGGTAGTCGGCAGCGGCGGGTGGGGCTATTGCTTCTGCCAGTAGCGAGGACGGCGATTCGGGTCGAGGATGCGCTTGCGCAGCCGCAGTCCTGACGGCGTCACCTCCAACATCTCGTCGTCGCGGATGAACTCCAGCGCCTGTTCCAACGAGAGCCGCCGCACGGGCATGAGCTGCACGGCGATATCCGACGTCGACGAGCGGATGTTGGTGAGCTTCTTTTCTTTCGTGATATTGACGTTGATGTCCTCTTCGCGCGCGTTCTCGCCGACGATCATGCCCTCGTAGACGGTCTCGCCCGGCTCGACGAACATCTCGCCGCGGTCCTGGGCGTTTTCGATCGCGTATGCCGTCACCTTGCCCGCGCGATCCGCGACCAGCGCGCCGGTGAGGCGATGCGGGATATCGCCCTGCCATGGCTCGTAGCCGTCGAAGAGGTGGTTGAGCAGCCCCGTGCCGCGCGTGTCCGTGAGGAACTGGCTGCGAAAGCCGATCAGCCCGCGGGACGGAATGCGAAACTCGAGGCGTACGCGGCCCGTGCCGTGGTTCACCATGTTCGCCATGCGGCCTTTGCGCATCGAGAGCATTTGCGTGACGACGCCGACGAAGTCCTCGGGGCAGTCGACGGTCAGGTGCTCCATGGGCTCGTGCAGCGCGCCGCCGATCTTTCGCGTGATGACCTCTGGCTTGCTGACGTTCAATTCGTAGCCTTCGCGGCGCATCATCTCGATCAAGATGGCGAGTTGCAGTTCTCCGCGGCCGGCGACCTTGAACTGATCGGCGGCCTCTCCCGGCTCCACCGTGAGACTGACGTTCGTCAGGATCTCCCGTTCGAGGCGCTCCTTGATATTGCGCGAGGTGACGAGCTTGCCTTCCTTCCCGGCGAAGGGGGAGTCGTTGACGGAAAACACCATGCTGACCGTCGGCTCATCGATGACGACCGGCGGAAGCGGCCGCGGATCGTCGGCGTCGGTGATGGTGTCGCCGATGTTCACATCGTCGAAGCCGGTGAGCGCGACGATGTCGCCGGGACCCGCTTCGCTGACTTCGACGCGCTCGAGCCCATCGAACGCGTAGAGGTTGGAGATGCGACCGCGCTCGACGGTGCCGTCGTGGCGCACGAGCGCGACATCCTGGCGTTGCTCGATGTGGCCGTTGACAACGCGTCCGACGGCGAGCCGCCCGACGTAGTCGGAGTAGTCGAGGTTCAGGATGAGCATCTGCAGCGGCATCTCCGGATCGAAGCGAGGCGCCGGGATCGTACGGATGACCTCATCGAAGAGCGGCTTCAATTGATGGTCCTCGCCATCAGGCGTCAGGCGCGCGATGCCGTCGCGCGCGATGGTGTAGAGCACCGGAAAGTCGATCTGGTCTTCCGTGGCGTCGAGGTCGATGAAGAGGTCGTAGATCTCGTTGAGCACCTCTTGTGTGCGCGCGTCCTTGCGGTCGATCTTATTGATCACCACGATGGGCGGCAGATTCAGCTCGAGCGCCTTCTTCAGGACAAAGCGGG encodes the following:
- a CDS encoding Gfo/Idh/MocA family oxidoreductase, translated to MAPRTVIIGAGFAARVVHLPGFTASGHQVAAICDVNEEPARKLAAQHNIPKIYANWREMIDTEKPDAVSVCLPNSLHKEPVLYALERGAHVLCEKPLAISVSDAHEMFEAARAADRVLMAAQLWRFDARSRAVKRCIDAGDLGEIYYGEATALRRMGIPTWGVFHQSQFSHGGALLDIGVHMLDLAMWLMGNPTPVRVSATAAAKFGKRPEIAKMLRNAWDPATFDVEDFAVALIHFNNGGSLLLRTSWAAHIDQETFSVRVLGTDAGCTTAPPAIYRNHEGMTIDQKINVGEAPAQNRQMAHWLRVVEGKEAPLVQPAETLNIQKIIDAAYRSAADGREVTIGE
- the typA gene encoding translational GTPase TypA, whose product is MQETHIGAAEGAATAVRDDLRNIAIIAHVDHGKTTLVDAMLWQSGVFRENQEVVDRVMDSNDLEREKGITILAKNTAVRFGNYKINIVDTPGHADFGGEVERTLKMVDGVLLLVDASEGPLPQTRFVLKKALELNLPPIVVINKIDRKDARTQEVLNEIYDLFIDLDATEDQIDFPVLYTIARDGIARLTPDGEDHQLKPLFDEVIRTIPAPRFDPEMPLQMLILNLDYSDYVGRLAVGRVVNGHIEQRQDVALVRHDGTVERGRISNLYAFDGLERVEVSEAGPGDIVALTGFDDVNIGDTITDADDPRPLPPVVIDEPTVSMVFSVNDSPFAGKEGKLVTSRNIKERLEREILTNVSLTVEPGEAADQFKVAGRGELQLAILIEMMRREGYELNVSKPEVITRKIGGALHEPMEHLTVDCPEDFVGVVTQMLSMRKGRMANMVNHGTGRVRLEFRIPSRGLIGFRSQFLTDTRGTGLLNHLFDGYEPWQGDIPHRLTGALVADRAGKVTAYAIENAQDRGEMFVEPGETVYEGMIVGENAREEDINVNITKEKKLTNIRSSTSDIAVQLMPVRRLSLEQALEFIRDDEMLEVTPSGLRLRKRILDPNRRPRYWQKQ
- a CDS encoding Gfo/Idh/MocA family oxidoreductase, giving the protein MTAARSLGIGFVGAGFMNGFHVRSLESVRDCHVAGIYSPTRANAEGLAAVSHARRVGEPNIHGSIADLVADTGVDAIWVACTNDTRVAVVEEIVDAVSTGKGELAGVAMEKPLARNLAEAKRLIELIESTELLHGYLENQVFQPSLVRGKEIVWRRAVPISGRPYLARAAEEHSGPHMPWFWSGERQGGGVLNDMLCHSYEAARFLLTGPDESREALQVEDVNAQIASLKWTRPEYAQILRDMSGGRVDYSRSPAEDFARAAVTLRAPGGEKALVEATTSWSFVGPALRLRAELLGPEYAMQVDSLMTDLTVFLSRRVQGDAGEDLVEKQNAEQGLMPVISDEPGVYGYVAENRHMVQAFLDGRMPAETWYDGLAVTEVLMACYKSAEDGKTLRFPIDLSEYVPAVARGEWKD
- a CDS encoding sugar phosphate isomerase/epimerase family protein yields the protein MSSPKFQISLAAWSLHRMYFAKEIDQLGMVDLCTDAGIGGFEMVNTFFPSPQYAYLKQLKQRADDRGVELLLIMCDGEGSMAGPERDKRLLAAKNHHKWIDIAAVLGCHAIRCNTGAQPGDADALERCVESFGALLEYADAAAIDVLIENHWGLSSEPDWLMELMRRVDHSRFGTLPDFGNFPDEIDRYDAVERMMPRAKAVSAKCYDFDDAGDETKVDFARMMAIVDAAAYRGWVGIEYEGERLGEREGIAACKRLLERFQ
- a CDS encoding PHP domain-containing protein, yielding MLIDLHCHTKVYSACSALTPDALVRAARMRGIDGVCITEHDAAWPTDDVRRLADEMDFTVLRGMEITTEIGHVLVFGVHAYHPSMARLADLHRIVRGEGACMYLAHPSRRYGTLPPDDLGTLFDSVETQNGTEGMLQNDTATRMAASLRLPGIGGSDAHSAREVGVCATEFDVEIRDETSFLWALRAGRYRAVRV
- a CDS encoding class I SAM-dependent methyltransferase, coding for MPSFAYRISGFNRRRKWEIFLRDFAPQPADRVLDVGFSDNEYSATDNFLEKHYPYRAQITALGIDAPSLFPARYPDVKVVQYEGREFPLADNAFDVAWSNAVIEHVGQHEGRREAQILFLREIARVSTSAFVTTPNKWFPIEVHTRTPLLHWLPKRWFDRYLRWRGIDWAAGDYMDLLSLGEMRRLLRDAGITKYRIVQNRLMGLTLDFVVMIGEARTRPA
- a CDS encoding twin-arginine translocation signal domain-containing protein encodes the protein MGEDSILTTGWSRRKFLTTAAVTVGAAAVSLGAQCDPALIRKLQQGKNPQPPHHKVWVWQFSTDSEPDQIVANLGANGLGILMKTHDGVDWMSRYDRSRNAVNGPGQVANLVRFFEDRGVPFHAWSVIKGIDPIREAQMVADVLSAGARSLVLDLEGGAGFWAGTPADAARFGDHLRKLTPFGRVDISIDARPWRINLVPMPEFVALSDGIWPQLYWDTFNSAGNRDGYRNSGYPTGASGMTPEFLLDTTHVVLGGYNRDVIPVGQGAAIDPNTWSRFARRAWELGMGTVSVWRYGVTRYETLSYLGENRAGIAPQPPKPTLTPQSSSTRPPSPTKTTRATRTHTPTRTRTNTPTRTHTPTPAAPTQTLTPTHTPTV
- a CDS encoding DNA alkylation repair protein — protein: MVADPAKTTKREMEHWVRDLNSWDLCDGTCFDLWRHTAHAYAKAHAWARRKPEFERRACFALMAGLAVSDKTASDEQFLPFLPLIEEASGDDRKYVRQAVNWALRQIGKRNPP